The genomic stretch CCAAGCACTTTACCTTGTTGCGCATCGTTCGCCATTACGCGGAAGGCAGTTTTAAAGCCTTGTGCTGTGTAGGCAACTGCAGTTGCAGATGGAGAAATTTGTGCAATGCCCGCGTCAGAGTAGATTTTTGACGCTGGAATTGTGGTGCCAGAATTCAAGTGACCAATCACGCCGGCTACTTTTTGATCGACAAAGCGCTGTGCAACGGTGGTTGCGGTTTTTGGATCGGCTTGGTCATCTTCTGAAATCATTTCTAATTTCATTTTCTTGCCGCCAATATCAACACCGCCCGCTTCATTGATCTCATCGATCGCCATGCGCACACCGTTTTCATTGTCTTTGCCCAAGTGAGCGATGTTGCCCGTCAGCGGTGCTGCGTGACCAATTTTGATCACATCGCCAGCTGGCGCAGCTTCAACTTTAGCGGCTGGTGCTGCGCTTGCTTGTTCGGTTGTAGCTGCAGGTTCTTGTTTGCCGCAAGCCGTCATTGCTAAAACAGCGGCGGTGATCAGGGTGTAACGAGCGATAGTCATACAAAATTTCCCCAGTGATTTGTAGTGTCGTGCCATTTGTTCTGTTTAGATCCGATAAGGTCGGTTTCTGATGTGTTGCCATCTAAACAGCAATTCACATTAGAAGTGACAAATATCTACCTCGCAATGCACGTCGTTGAATAGGGGTAATCCTGTAGCTGGGCCGCAACAGTTCTTTGATTTTTTCTGCGGTACAGTTTTTGCCTTTGTCATATTGCTGTCAGAATGGCTTGAATGCAGGTTTTTATTGGCTTTAGCCGATACGCATCGCAGCCAGAAATACTCGCGAAGGATAAAGAGGGGCGTGATACTTGCGAGGGTTAAAATGTCGCTATTTAACAACGATGTGTGTTTAAAACGCCTTTGTATGGACGTAAAAAAAGGGAGCTAAAGCTCCCTTTTTTGATGGTAAATGCGCTTATTTTGCGCCGCCAACCATTTCAGCTAATTCCCACTGGCCATTTTTCACGCTGTAAACGCCCACTGCTGCGTTTTTCACGTCGCCCTTTTCATCAAAAGAGATTGGGCCCGTTAAACCTTGGTGCTCGATTTTGGCTAATACTGGCAAGTATTTCGTTGGATCAGCAGAGCCAGCTTGTTTCATAGCGGACAACATCAATTTTGTTGCGTCATAGCTGTATGGCGCATAAACCTGAACTTCTACACCGTATTTGGTTTTGAATTTTTCTTTAAATTCTTTACCGCCTGGCATTTGGTCAACTGATTGACCTGCAGACGAGCCGAAAGTGCCTTCTGCGTCAGCGCCGGCCAATTTCAAGAATTCAGGAGATTTGGTGCCGTCTGCGCCCATCACAATCGCAGTCAGACCCAGTTTTTTGCTCTGTTTTTTCAGTGGGGCAGATTGTGCATCCATACCGCCGTAGAAAATCAAATCTGGTTTCGCGCCTTTTATGTTGGTTAGGATCGCGTTAAAGTCGGTTTCTTGGTTGGTGGTGAATTCGCGTTTAACAATTTCAGCGCCAGCCGCTTTAGCTGCTTTTTCAAACTCGTCCGCCAAGCCTTGGCCGTAAGCGGTGCGGTCGTCAACAATCGCTACTTTTTTCGCGTTCAGTTTGCCCACTGCGTATTGCGCCAATACTAAACCTTGTTGACCGTCGTTGGCGGTCAGACGGAATGTGGTTTTGTAGCCTTGCGCCGTGTAAGCGAGGGCAGTAGCTGATGGAGAAATTTGTGGGATACCTGCGTCAGAGTACACTTTAGACGCTGGAATGCTAGTACCCGAAGTCAAATGGCCGATCACGCCGGCGATTTTTTGGTCAACAAAGCGTTGCGCAACAGTCGTAGCATTTTTCGGGTCAGCTTGGTCGTCTTCAGATACCAAAACTACTTTCTTTTTCGCGCCATCAACGTCGATGCCGCCTTCGGCATTCACTTCTTCAATCGCCATTTGCGCGCCGTATTCAACGTCTTTACCCAAGTGTGCGATATTGCCAGTCAGTGGCGCTGCCAAGCCGATTTTAACGGTGTCGCCGCTCGTTGCTGCGCTGTCAGCAGCAGGTGCGCTTGCTGCAGCACCTTCTTGGCTTGGTTGTTTACAAGCAGACAGGCCAACAATAGCCGCCGCAATCAAAGTGTATGACGCGAATTTCATATTTTCGTTTCCGAAGAAATGTTCAGGAAGGGTCTATGTGCAGGTAATCAGGTAGGCTAAACGCTAATGACTACATAACTGTAATCTTGCAGCAGGGGGTGGCAGTTGGATACTAGGGTATTCCTGTATCGGTCTGAAATACGGGGAACTGTAATGGTCTTGCGTTTAAACGCTCAGATCTAATTGCTGCGCAGTGCCGACCGCTCCCGTCTCGAATAGAAACAGACCTGCACTGCGAATCTGCCCATAATTTTGATTGTGCGCATTGTTTAAATCGAAATCAGCTTTGGCTCGCCCAAGAAAAATCGCGCCAATTTTCATTTGCGCTAGTGTTTGGAGTTGATCATTACCGCTTGCGTCTTTGATCCAAAGTTTCAGTTCGCCAAAGATCTGATCGCCTTCGTCAATCCAACCATTTTGATCTTGATCGTAATGCGCCAAATCGGCAAAGCCATCGCCGCTTTGAGTGCCAAATAACTCGCGGCCATTATTGATTTTGCCATCCCTGTTTTTATCGTGCGCCAGATACGCACTGCCAGCATTCAGCTGATGGATCGTCTCGGCTTGGCCTTTGCCATCGATATCAAATTGGAAAGTCTGCTCCGCCAAAGTGACGGCAGAGGCTGCGTAGTTGAGTATTAAGGGGTCTTTTTTGGGTCGCGCAGCGCTGCTAGTAGCGATGGTTACGTCAATTTGCTGGCGGTAACTGCGATTGAGTTCAAGTTGGGCGCTAAATTCAATCTCGCGTCCATCGGCGGTTTTGATGATGCCAGCGCCAGCAAATTGCATTTGCTCGGCTTCATTTTCACTGGCGTGATATTCCAGCACCAAGCCACCTTCATTTTGTGTGGGGGTATTACTCTGTACGTCTTGCTGATTATGCTCTTGATTAAGATACGTTAGTTTAATCTCACGTCCCAAAATCGCCTCAAGCAGATTTTTAATCATCAATAGTTTAGGGTCGTTGTTTACGGCTTCTTCCTGTTCTTCAAGCATCTGCGCGGCACTGGAAATCTCGACGCGATCATTATTTGCTGCACGACGAGGTGGCTCGTAACGTATCGACAAACTTTCGCTTTGCTCGCGTTGGTATTGGCGCTGTGCAGCCAGCGCAACATTGGATTCAACAATCCGCATGGGACACCTCGAGGCGCCAAAGCGCGTGTGCGTGGAATAACTATTTATCGGCGCAAGGCGAGCTGATTACAGGTGGCCGAGCTCGGCCAAGGAGACGACCTGATGGGCGGCGACGATAAAATGGTCGATCAGTTTGATCTCCAGCAGATCGAGCGCATGTTGCAATTGGCGCGTGAGTAAGATGTCGGCGCTGGATGGCTCGGCGCAGCCGCTAGGGTGGTTGTGGGCAATAATAATGGCCGCTGCGTTGTGCAAAATCGCTTGTTTGGCGAGTTCACGCGGGTACACCCGTGTTTCGTTTAGCGAGCCCTTGAATAATGTTTGCGCGCTGATTAAGTGGTAATTGGTGTCCAAATACAAGGCATGAAATTCTTCATGCGCGATGCCGCGTAAACGCAGGCGCAAATAATCGCGTACCGCCGTTGGGTTGCTAAACGAATCGCGCACTTTCAATTGTTCAGCCAATGCGCGGCGGCTCATTTCGAGCACGGCTTGCAATTGCGCATATTTGGCCGAACCAACGCCGCTAATCGCGTCAAAATCGGCTAACTGCGCGGCAAATAGCGCTTCGAGCGAACCAAAATGTTGCAAGAGTTCGCGCGCCAAGTCGACCGCCGATTTGCCCGGCAAGCCGACGCGCAAAAAAATCGCCAATAATTCGGCATCCGACAACGCCGTAGCGCCGTGCAGTAGCAATTTTTCACGCGGACGCTCGTCCGAAGGCCATTCTGTGATCGACATAGAGGTTCTGTTTACGTTGGTTTTACACGTCGCGTTTGCGCTGGTTTTGGTCTGAACAAGGCGCAAAACCTGATGCATAGTGAGGCTATGGAAAGGTTTTGCAACGCAGTTTCAGGCTAAAAGCAGCCAAACCTTGTGGCTGCGGCGCGACCGTAAAACTAACGTCAACAGAACCTAGTTCTTTTTCGGTAAACTATCGACCATTCTTTCTAGCAGAGGCGCGCCCTTCGTGAGCCCTATCAATCAGAAAAAAATCGTTCTTGGCATTACCGGCGGCGTTGCGGCGTATAAATCGGCCGAGTTAACGCGGCTTTTGGTCAAGGCAGGTTACGATGTGCATGTCGTGATGAGCGAGGCCGCTACGCATTTTGTCGGCACGGTGACGTTCCAAGCACTCAGCGGCAATATCGTTTACACCGATCAATGGGACGCCCGCCGTCCGAACAATATGCCGCACATTGATTTAACGCGCGGCGCGGCTGCGGTGATCGTGGCGCCAGCGTCGGCCGATTTTATTGCCAAAGTCGCGCACGGCCAGTGCGATGATTTGCTCTCGACCTTGGTCGCAGCGCGTGATTGCCCGCTGATGATCGCGCCGGCGATGAACCGCCAAATGTGGGAAAACCCACCGAATCAGCGCAATATCGCGCAACTGAAAGCAGATGGCGTCTCGATTTTTGGCCCGGGCAATGGCGAGCAAGCGTGCGGTGAAGTCGGTGATGGGCGGATGCTCGAAGCGCAAGACATATTCGACCATCTAGAAGCTGCGTTGCAGCCCAAAGTTTTAAAAGGCAAGCGCGTATTGCTAACTGCGGGTCCGACATTCGAGCGCATCGACGCCGTACGCGGCATTACCAATACCAGCAGCGGCAAAATGGGCTACGCGATTGCGCGCGCGGCGTACGAGGCGGGTGCTGAGGTGGTGTTGGTGTCAGGTGAAACCAGTTTGCCAACGCCAATCGGCGCACGTCAAATTGATGTGAAATCGGCGCAGCAAATGCTCACCGCGGTTGAAGCTGAAGTTGATGCCTGTGATATTTTCATCGGCGTTGCGGCGGTTGCGGATTATTATGTGCTCAATCCATCTGAGCAAAAAATCAAAAAAGACGCGCATATTCTAACTTTGGAATTGGCGCCAAACCCCGATATTCTGGCTGGCGTTTCATCACGCCCGAACGCGCCGTTCTGCGTGGGTTTTGCTGCCGAATCGGAAAACCTGCTCGAATACGCTGAGGCCAAACGTTTGCGCAAAAAGCTGCCACTACTGGTGGCGAACTTGGTGCAAAACGCCTTTGGTGCGGATACCAATGAAGTGGTGCTGCTCGACGATCACGGCGAAACGCGTTTACACAGCGCGCCAAAAATTGATATCGCGCGCAAACTTGTCGCACACATTGCGCGGCTCTACCCTAACGTAAAACAAGATTAATACCTGCCAATGTATTGCTGTGTAGGCAATATTTAAATTGGCTTTAAGCGATATACCCATAAGGATTGAAGATGACTAAGAAAAGCATGGATGTAAAAATCCTCGACGTACGCCTCAAAGACAATTTGCCTGCATACGCAACACCGGGCGCGGCGGGTTTGGATTTACGCGCCTGTCTGGATGCGCCGATTGAGCTCGCGCCCGGCGCAACCACCTTGGTGCCAACGGGTATGGCGATTCACTTGGAAGACCCAACTTTAGCGGCGATGATTTTGCCGCGCTCCGGTTTGGGCCATAAACACGGCATCGTGCTGGGTAATTTAGTTGGCCTGATCGATTCGGATTACCAAGGTCAGCTGTTTGTTTCGGTGTGGAATCGCGGTAGCAGCAGCTTTACGATTCAGCCTTTAGAGCGCATCGCGCAATTGGTGATCGTGCCGGTGGTACAAGTGGCGTTTAATATCGTCGACGAATTTACCGAGTCAGATCGCGGTGAAGGTGGTTTTGGCAGTACCGGTAAACACTAAAATTAAAGGGGGCGTCGCCCCCTTTTGTTATGATTGCCGTGGTTTTAGGCTTGGAATATGCTCTGGATGGTCTGCAATTAAGCCGGCGAGTGGCCAAGTGAGTACTTGGGCATATTCGTCTGGATGTTGTACCCCATACACCCAGCAAGGTACTTGTTGCCGGGTTAGTTCAGTGATTTGCTCGGCTGATGCGACTTCATAATCAAAGACTAAGCCAATCCCCACTGGACGAGGCATGGCGGCCAGCATCGTATATAAGTTGATGGTGCGAGCTGGTGAGTTGGATAGTAATAGTGCGCAGGGCAAGGTGGTGTCTCTTGCCAACGTTAGGATTAGCTGGTGATGAAAAGAGCTAAACAGGCCTTTAAAAGCATGTTGTAGTTGGGCCATGACCGCCATGGTTGCGCTAAGACAGTCGGCTGATTTTAGCTCTAAGTTCCAAAAAGCAGTTGGAAAAGCCTGCAAAGCTTGAGCTAGCGTTGGGACTTCGTAACCTTGGATTGCACAGAGTTCTGCATGACTCAATTGTTGAACAAGCCGACCATCTTTTGCGCAACGATCATGAAATAAAATAGCAACTCCGTTGCAATCGGTGCGGATGTCGGTTTCGAATCCATTAAAGCCTGCGCGCCACGCATCTTCAAATGCAGCTAAAGTGTTTTCAGGAAAATTGCGGGTCCAGCCGCGATGTGCAATGTAATGCATATTAGTTACACTCGAGTGGCGAATGATCGCCCAGAATAAAACAGAAGTAGGAAGTATCCTTGAATGAAAGCTCGCCACACCTTATTTTCTTTGTTGCTCAGCCTTGGTGCGCTGAGCGTAAGTGTAGCACCGTCTGCGGCTCAAGACCTCACTTCTGGCAATTTAGCGGTTACAACTTCCGCAACTCAGTCTTCGCTTCAGCCTAGCTCGCGTCCGCGGGTTGGCTTGGTGTTAGGGGGGGGCGGAGCTCGCGGTTTTGCTCACATTGGTGTGCTTAAAATACTCGAGCAAAACCATATTCCAGTCGATTGTGTGATTGGTACGAGCATTGGTTCATTGGTGGGGGGCGCGTATGCATCAGGGCGCACCACCGATGAAATGACAGAACGAATTCAAAATGCCAATTGGGATGATTTGCTGTCCTCCAGTTTGCCGCGTCAGCTCAATTCGTATCGCAAAAAAAGTGATGATGCCCTTGGCCTTATTGGGCTTGAGTTGGGTTTAGGTGATGATTTATCGGTAAAATTGCCAACGGCGGCAATTAGTACGCAAAAAATTGAATATTTTTTACGCGAGCTCACCTTTGCTGGAACTGTGCCGCATTTTGATGAAATGCCAATTCCCTATCGAGCGATTGCCACTGATCTGGTAACTGGCGATATGGTGGTATTTAGCAGTGGGGATGTGGTGACGGCTATGCGGGCCAGCATGGCTGTGCCAGGGGTTTTTCCGGCGGTGCAAACCGATAAGCATTTTTTAGTTGATGGCGGTTTAGTCCGGAATATGCCAATTGATGTGGCGCGCAATACCTGCGCCGATGTGGTGATTGCAGTTGATGTCGGCTCGGAGCCACTCAAGCGGGGTGAGCTCAATAGTATTTTCTCTATGGCCGACCAATATACTCGCTTGATGATGCTGCAAAATGTCAAACCGCAGCTTGATTCATTGACCGGTGCAGATGTTCTGATCTCCCCCACCTTGCCCAATTTGTCTTCCAGCGATTTTAATAAATCAGCCGATATGATTAAGGAGGGCGAAATTGCCGCCTTAAATATGTTGTCCCAATTGCAGCGTTATGCGGTGAGCCCGGAGCAATTTGCCGCATGGTCGCAAGCAAGGGTGGAGCGTCATCTAGAGAGTCGCGCCATTTCACAGGTTCAAGTTAAAGATCCAAAGCACGTGAATCCAGTGGTGGTTGAAAAAGCCTTGGAAGTGAAAGTAGGTGAAAAACTTAATTTGCCTGAATTTTATCAAAACCTAGGTGAGGTCTACGCACGAGGTGATTTTAGCCAGTTGGATTACGAATTAAGCCGTTCAGGGCAAACTGATACGCTCAATATTCTGCCGATTGAAAAATCATGGGGGCCGAACTATCTGAATTTCGGCTTGGGCTTTGGTACCGATTTTGAAGGTTCGACGCCTTGGAGTATTTCCGCCATGTATCGCCGGACGTGGATAAATGACCTCGGTGGCGAATGGAAAACGGTCATGAAGCTGGGCTCTTCTCAGACGGTGCAGAGCGAGTTTTATCAACCGCTGCAAATCGATGGTTTGGCTTTTATTGCGCCATATATCACCTATAAAACTGGCCCTTTAGCACTTTGGTATCAAGGCATACAGTTGGGAAATTATAACTCCCATCATTCTGCGGTCGGGATAGATTTAGGCTCTACGTTGGGTCAGTATGGCGAGTTTAGGATTGGCCCAGTGGCCAATAAATACAAACTTAGCGAAAGTATTGGCTTGCCCTTAGGGCAAGATGCCTCAACGCAAGATATGGGTCTGCGCGCTAGCCTATTTTACGATCAGCTGGACAACTATTTTTTCCCAACGACAGGCGAATATTTGAATCTGAATGCCTATGCGTCGCTTAAAAATGGCGATGATATCAATCAGTTTGCGGACCTTGCTGCGGAGTTTCGCTCCGCGCGGCCATTTAAATCGGGTGTGATGCTATTGACCTTAAAAGGCCAGGAGTTGCTTGGGGATAGCCCTGAGTTTCTAGATGTGAGCTGGCTGGGTGGATTTATGAATCTGTCTAGCTACCGTTATCAGGAAATTCTGACTAATCGCTTCTTATATGGATCTTTGCAGTACTATCAGCCAATGTCGGTGCTGGCCAATAGTTACTGGGGGCTGGGATTGGAGGGCGCCTATGTGATGGATCAATATAATGGGGGCGAAGATAATGCTTGGCATGGCTCTCTGATGGCTTATTTGGCGTATGACAGCTACATTGGCCCGCTCTATCTTGGCTTTGCGTATGGGGATAATAAAAAATTAACCAGTTACTTAATGCTGGGTAAGCAATTTTGATGATCCGATTGCGATTGTTTGGGCTTGCTTTTCATGGCAATGGCCACATTTAGCCCAGATACTCTTTGCATACCACTATGAAAATATTTGATCGATTGCTAGGGCGTCAAAGCGCCGCACCAAGTACAGGAAATAACACCGTGAGTGAACAACAACTAGAAGTGATCCGCCAAGCCCTGTCTTTGCTGATTGATCCTGATACAGGTAAAGATTACGTTAGCAGCAAAAATATTAAAAACCTGCGCTTTGAAAATGGCGTTGTTAGCTTGGATTTAGTGTTGGGTTACCCCGCGCAAAGCCAATTTGCAGTGCGCGAACAGCAAGTAAAAACGGCGTTGCGAGCTCTGGATGGCGTTACAGACGCTAATGTGACGGTGAGCAGCCAAATCGTTGCGCATTCAGTGGCGCGTGGCATTCCATTGCAAAAGGGAATTAAAAATATTATCGCCGTGGCATCAGGCAAAGGCGGGGTAGGTAAATCGACAACGTCGGCCAATTTGGCTTTAGCCTTGGCGGCGGAAGGCGCCAAAGTGGGCCTGCTGGATGCGGATATTTACGGCCCAAGCCAGCCGACGATGATGGGCGTTGCCGATCGTCATCCCGAGTCGATCGATAATAAATACATCAAACCGATTGAAAATCATGGCGTGCTCAATATGTCGATCGGGTTTTTGATCGACCCTGAGCAACCCATGGTATGGCGCGGCCCAATGGTGACGCAGGCGTTAACACAATTACTGAATGACACCCTGTGGGGCGAGCTGGATTATTTGGTGATTGACCTGCCGCCGGGCACCGGTGATATTCAGCTGACCTTGTCGCAAAAAGTGCCCGTGACCGGCGCGGTGATTGTCACTACGCCGCAAGACATTGCGCTGCTGGATGCGCGCAAAGGCTTGAAGATGTTTGAAAAGGTCGGCGTGCCAATCTTGGGTATCGTTGAAAATATGAGCATGCACGTATGCAGCAATTGTGGTCATATCGAGCCGATTTTTGGCGAAGGTGGTGGCGCAAAAATGGGTGAGGAATATGGCACCGAACTGATTGGTAAATTGCCACTTGATTTATCGATTCGTTTGAATGTGGATGCCGGTACACCAACCGTTATCGCCGAACCAGATGGTGAAATCGCCGCGATTTACAAGCAAATTGCCCGTAAAGTGGCGGTTAAGGTGGCTGCGAAGTCGCAGGACTTCTCGAGTAAATTCCCAAAGATTGTCATTCAAAATACATAATTTCTGCTTGTGTAAGACGTTTGAAGCGCACGCTAAGGCCCAAGTCTGGTATCCTTAGCGTCAGCGTCTTGTTTAGGATGGCAGGACCATAAAAACCGCTTAACCACGATTGAGCTTCCCGAATTTAGAGACATCACGATGACCGACACGCAATTAGGCGCGCTAATCATCGCCGGCGCATTTGTTGGCGCGGTATTTGCCTATAACCAGTGGCAAGAATATCGCTATAAAAAACAAGCAAACAAAGCCTTTGCCCGTAATCAGGACGATGTGCTGATCAATACCCCAAAAAACTTGGTGCGCAAAGGCGATGCGCAGCGTCTTGAGCCTGTGTTTGGCGCGAGCAACGTGGCCGAAAAATCCGAGCCAATGCTCGATAATGAGCCAGAAAATTCGTCAGCTCCCGAATATGATGTTCCACAGTTTAGTGCGCCAGCTGTGCGTTATGATGAAGACATGCCGGATGATATTCCCGATCTTCCTCCGTCATACCGCTCAGCGTATGTTGTGCCAGCAAAGACTGAATCTGAATTGGCGCCTTATACCCCTGAAGTAAAGCCTTTGGATGATGTGCCCAAATTCTTGATCGCTGAGGATAAAGGTGCCACCACAGCCGCAGCTGCGGTCCCGCCAGTCTTGGCGCAGGAAGAGGGCGAGGCGCTGGTAACTAGCTTAATCGATCCCTCGCTTGATTTTATCGCTGAAGTGCATGCTGGTTCGCCGATTGTGGCTAGCGATGTTCCGCCGTTTCCAGCCAACAAACGCGTGCAAATTATTGGCTTGAATCAGCTGGATCAATGGGAAGTGGTGAATTCAACCAGCCGCAATCGCTATTTGGAATTGCGCGTGGGGATGCAATTGGCTGATCGCCAAGGCCCGATTACCCAAGAATCACTGAACGCGTTTTGCATGGGCGTACAGCAATTTGCTGACGAGCACGAAGGCACGGTTGTTACATTCCCGCAACGCTCCGCTAAGCTCACTGCAGCACGCGAGCTTGACGATTTTTGCGCCTCGGTTGATGTGTTGATTGGTCTGAATTTGCCAGCGGGCGCACGTCCTATCCCGATGGAAAAAGTACGCATCCACGCCGAAAATGCCGGCATGGTGCGTGCTAACGATGGCACTTTCCAATATCGCAGCGATTCGGGGAAAACACTGTTTGTCTTGGCTAACCAAGACCAAACCCCGCTGATGGCCACCTCGCAAGGTCTGACCTTGCTGTTTGATGTGCCGCGCGTTGCGGGTGGTATTGCGGTATTTGATTATTTAACTGAATTTGCGCAAAGCTTGTCGCAGGCGCTAGCACTTGAATTGGTTGACGATAATGGCAAGCCGCTGAATGCGCAAAGCTTGGTTAATATTCGCCGACAGCTCGCTGATTTGTATGCGCGAATGGATGATCGTGGCATTGCACCGGGCTCGGTGGCAGCTTTGCGTCTTTTTGCTTAATGGATTAGCCGCTTTATGGCAAACACAGCGCCGCTTCACTGGAAGCGGCGTTTGTGTTTATAGCTTCAGAATTGGAAAAAAAGATGAGTGAACTTGCTCAACAAGCAGCTGTGCTGCGTGAAAAACTCAATCAATATGCGCATGAATACTATGTGCTCGATGCGCCAAGCGTGCCCGACGCCGAGTACGATCGCTTGTTCCGCGAATTGCAGGCTATTGAGCTGGCAAACCCCCAATTGCAAACCCCCGATTCGCCAACCCTGCGTGTTGGTGGTAAACCTTTGCCGCAATTTTCCCCGGTAACTCATGCGGTGGCTATGCTGTCAATACGCACTGAAACCGATGTTACCGAGCAAGGGGCTTTGGCGTTTGATGCCAGTGTGCGCAAAGAGTTAGGGTTGGCAGAAAATGATCCACCGGTTGAATACGCCGCTGAGCTGAAGTTTGATGGCTTGGCGATCAATTTGCGCTATGAAGATGGCGTGTTGGTGCAGGCCGCCACGCGTGGCGATGGCGCTACAGGCGAGGATGTGACGCAGAATATCCGTACGATTGGGCAAATTCCATTGCGGCTGAAAGGCGATGCCCCTGCGCTGCTTGAAGTGCGTGGCGAGGTGTATATGCGCCGCGATGATTTTGCCAAGCTGAATGCTAAGCAAATTGCCGCAGGTGAAAAAACATTTGTGAACCCTCGCAATACCGCTGCTGGTGCTGTGCGGCAGCTAGATCCTGCGATTGCTGCGCAACGTCCTCTTTCTTTCTATGGGTATGGGCTTGGTGATCTTTCTGGGTGGGATTCACAGCCTAATACCCATGCTGGTATTTTAAATGCTCTGCGCGATTTTGGCTTTCCGGTGTGCGATTTACGGGCCGTGGTATTGGGTGGCGTGGGCTTGGCACAGTTTCATGCGCAAGTGGCGGCGCAACGCGATGAGCTACCGTTTGATATTGATGGTGTGGTTTACAAAGTCAATTCCATCGCGCAACAGCGCCAATTGGGTTTTCGAACGCGCGAGCCGCGCTGGGCAGTAGCGCATAAATATCCGGCGCAAGAGGCCTTAACCACGGTTGAGGCGATTGATATACAAGTGGGGCGCACTGGTTCGCTAACGCCGGTGGCGCGTTTGGCGCCGGTGTTTGTTGGGGGCGTCACCGTCACCAATGCCACATTGCACAATCAAGATGAAATCGATCGCAAAGACGTGCGCGTTGGCGACACGGTGGTGGTGCGCCGCGCAGGGGATGTGATTCCTGAGGTGGTTTCGGTGGTTTTCGAGCG from Chitinibacter sp. SCUT-21 encodes the following:
- a CDS encoding cell division protein ZipA C-terminal FtsZ-binding domain-containing protein, translating into MTDTQLGALIIAGAFVGAVFAYNQWQEYRYKKQANKAFARNQDDVLINTPKNLVRKGDAQRLEPVFGASNVAEKSEPMLDNEPENSSAPEYDVPQFSAPAVRYDEDMPDDIPDLPPSYRSAYVVPAKTESELAPYTPEVKPLDDVPKFLIAEDKGATTAAAAVPPVLAQEEGEALVTSLIDPSLDFIAEVHAGSPIVASDVPPFPANKRVQIIGLNQLDQWEVVNSTSRNRYLELRVGMQLADRQGPITQESLNAFCMGVQQFADEHEGTVVTFPQRSAKLTAARELDDFCASVDVLIGLNLPAGARPIPMEKVRIHAENAGMVRANDGTFQYRSDSGKTLFVLANQDQTPLMATSQGLTLLFDVPRVAGGIAVFDYLTEFAQSLSQALALELVDDNGKPLNAQSLVNIRRQLADLYARMDDRGIAPGSVAALRLFA
- the ligA gene encoding NAD-dependent DNA ligase LigA; translated protein: MSELAQQAAVLREKLNQYAHEYYVLDAPSVPDAEYDRLFRELQAIELANPQLQTPDSPTLRVGGKPLPQFSPVTHAVAMLSIRTETDVTEQGALAFDASVRKELGLAENDPPVEYAAELKFDGLAINLRYEDGVLVQAATRGDGATGEDVTQNIRTIGQIPLRLKGDAPALLEVRGEVYMRRDDFAKLNAKQIAAGEKTFVNPRNTAAGAVRQLDPAIAAQRPLSFYGYGLGDLSGWDSQPNTHAGILNALRDFGFPVCDLRAVVLGGVGLAQFHAQVAAQRDELPFDIDGVVYKVNSIAQQRQLGFRTREPRWAVAHKYPAQEALTTVEAIDIQVGRTGSLTPVARLAPVFVGGVTVTNATLHNQDEIDRKDVRVGDTVVVRRAGDVIPEVVSVVFERRPMIEQPGADLFTPTQVPQYPAYRILELYPTCPVCGSKTVREPEEARVRCTGGLFCSAQRKEALKHFAGRRMMDIEGLGDKLIEQLVDADLVKTPADLYRLNLSQLAGLERMAEKSANNLLAAIEASKSTTLSRFIFALGIRNVGEATARDLAQHFTSLDALQVATVEDLQAVNDVGPIVTQSIIEFFAEPHNREVIASLLEVGVNWPVIEAKPLDGVLVGKTLVITGTLPTLSRDEAKALIEANGGKVAGSVSKKTDFVLAGEAAGSKLDKAQSLGVAILDETALRRMLNV